In the genome of Lathyrus oleraceus cultivar Zhongwan6 chromosome 4, CAAS_Psat_ZW6_1.0, whole genome shotgun sequence, the window actagctaaggaagtttgggataccctcaaggtaactcatgaaggtacttccaaggtgaagatgtccaaacttcagatgttgacaaccaagtttgaaaatctgaggatgaaagaggaggagactattcatgactttcacatgaatattcttgaaattgcaaacacctctggtggactaggtgagaaaatgactgaagagaaacttgtaagaaagattctcaggtccttgcctaagaggtttgctatgaaggtcactgccatagaggaggctcaggacatcagcaatatgaaggtagatgagctcattggttctctccaaacctttgaaatgggcttaggtgagtatgctgagaagaagaaacGCATAGCCTTTATAGgagaaggatatactggaggtgatgaaagtatatcagaagccttagccatgcttgggagacagttcaacaagctcataaagaaagttgatcaacagggtagatctaatgtcaagaacatcccgtctgacataaagaaaagatcaactcatgaagaaaaggccaaccaaggcaagggaatccagtgccatggatgtgaaggatatggtcatagtaaggctgactgccctatccttctcatgaggcaaaggaaagggctatctgtcaactggtcagaagaagacactgagagtgaatctgaaggagaatcggccAAACAAGTCACTGCtctaaccagtgtttgtgcctcagaggacaactcaagtggagatgaactcacattggatgagcttgctgcctcatataaagaattatgtgttaaaagtgcagaagtttgcatccaaggagaaaagcataagaaactcatcaaagaactagaagctgaaaaactagagcagctgaaagtcatagagggtctgaagggtgagatttcgttgctgatctctaagctagaccaaatgaccaaatccatcaagatgttgaataagggatctgacaccttggaagaaatcctgaagacaggacagaagtctggaaacacatctggtttaggctttgggaaaagatcctcaactgaacacaaacgcccaaaggctaatgttcagaaatccaaagggaagtctcatccaaagtcacaacatcgaggaaccagaatgaacaatcatcagaagaagaaattcaagagatggaaatgtcattactgtggtagattcggtcacataaaaccattctgctaccggctgcatggttacccaaaccagacctcTCAAGGTAGGCCCAAGAAAAAGGTGTCTACtcataatgcccccattaagagaccaacatgggcggctaagcagacacctcaggtcaatcctaagcagctGGCATCCAAGATGCACTTCTCTCCTGAGAATCAAaagtgtgttgctaaccttgctcacacctcttcaaggggacatatcagacaagattggtaccttgatagtggctgctcaaggcatatgactgggatgaactacctagtggtgaatctacatccctctaacaccaagtctgtgacattaagtgatggaactaaaagagaagtcatgggtgttgggaagctggactgtccagaagctccaaaattgagtgatgtattgttagtaaaaggactaactgttaacctcataagcataagccaactgtgtgaccaaggatacaaggtggaatttaccaagggaggatgtgtggtgttgaatgggagcaatcaagaagtgatgagaggagatagatccaaagataattgctatctatggaaatctgGAGATTCTATCAACCCTCCCAAGTGTCTGTTGGCCAAGGGAAATCAGGAAGGGAAGGTGGGACAAGGAAAACTTGATGTCCCTCAAGTAAAAGGAGTGAAGAAGAGCATTTCCAAGGGAACTATGAGAAGAGTCTCATATCTGTCTTTAGATAAAAGGACAGACTATGGAAATTGTCTAATCAAAAGTAATGAGCACTTGGTTCCCTTTGGCCATCATACAACTGATATGACAGCAAGGGATAGACAGAGGTGTGTGTTATTGACGTCTGCAGAAACTCAGTACCTTGCTTGTGGAGGCAGGTGGTCACCTCTAGTttggaggaacctgatgcagacagagtacaatgtcacccagaatgtcatgacattgtacagTAAGGACAAAAAGGGAATGCGTGCGTCTGAAaagttatagcaactaatgaagttagttagctactgtttaataagtcaaattattaaacaaatGGTGAGCGCTGAGTGGTCAAAATTtaatagaccttactcttgcaCAAAGTGGTTCACATTCAGTCGTTTCATTCTCCACTCGTGCAAACCCTCGTCCAAAGAAACGATTCATCTTCCCTCTCAAATATTCAGCATGGCTCGTCAATCCGACACCTCCTCGTACACCACCATGTCTGATTCTCACAGCACCGAGTCTCACCACCCTACCCGGGAGGATCCAGTTGTGGACGCAGCAACTTCttcccatgcaagaagacctaaggaaacGGTCACCGGGTTTTCATCAGAAATAGCTCTTGATGAACACACAAGGGAAGGGTCAAGGTATGTACATAACTCCATTGCAACTATCGTCACTCAGATACTATCTGGCAATCGAgatgttcctggggtttctgttcccttgaacacaaTCATTCCTGACATTGCTGCATGTCAAGATAAAGCTGTTGTGTTGAGGAAAAATGTCACTGACAATGTTGAGCAACCAGATGCTCATGAGGGATCCAAGGTTGAAAAACCCTCAGGCAAAGTGAGAAGTGAGAAGGCCAATGTCACTCAAAGTGTTGAGGACAATCCTAGGGCTGAGACGATTAACGTGGAAGAGCTCTCAGACAATGAACTTCTGGCTACAGTTGTCCCTAGGATAGCCAAGAGAGTCAGGACCAGAAGGGAGAAAAAGGTTGTGGAGCTGAAGTCCCCCTCCAAGGAGGTTGGTGTAACAAATCCTCAAAAGCAACCAGAGTCAGAGAGTACACACAAGAGGAAAAGCTATGGTCCTACAAaagcttggagcaaagaggtgcctaAGAAGTTGAAGACCAAAGCTGTGGTGGTTGAGTCTGAATCTGATGCCCCATGTGATGTCACAGcatccatgtccaggaagaaACCCTCTTCCAGTAGGTTGGC includes:
- the LOC127137292 gene encoding KNR4/SMI1 homolog translates to MARQSDTSSYTTMSDSHSTESHHPTREDPVVDAATSSHARRPKETVTGFSSEIALDEHTREGSRYVHNSIATIVTQILSGNRDVPGVSVPLNTIIPDIAACQDKAVVLRKNVTDNVEQPDAHEGSKVEKPSGKVRSEKANVTQSVEDNPRAETINVEELSDNELLATVVPRIAKRVRTRREKKVVELKSPSKEVGVTNPQKQPESESTHKRKSYGPTKAWSKEVPKKLKTKAVVVESESDAPCDVTASMSRKKPSSILKETCKELGARKHALEQLILQLESTAEDTDGAEGQMAEEEEEASSEEQDDEEADDEAED